The following coding sequences lie in one Methanobrevibacter sp. genomic window:
- a CDS encoding coenzyme F420-0:L-glutamate ligase — MTIELIGLENIPIVNDKDDISLIIKDAINKQGCSINHGDIILIAETLISKSEGNFIRLDDLTPSQEALDLAKKANKDPKLVEAILQESNEVIKVGPSFIITETKHGFVCANAGIDESNADEGLATPMPVNADKSAFEIREYLEKEFGQEIAVIITDTQGRAFRFGAIGTAIGCSGISPLWRRVGEKDLYGRELETTEIATADELSAAASLVMGQADEGLPVVIIRGFDSFDQLRNTDSNIDELLMPKEFDVFRK; from the coding sequence ATGACAATTGAATTGATAGGTTTAGAGAATATTCCAATTGTTAATGATAAGGATGACATTTCTCTCATTATTAAAGATGCAATTAACAAACAGGGATGTTCCATTAATCATGGAGACATAATTCTTATTGCAGAAACTTTAATTTCAAAATCTGAAGGAAATTTCATCAGATTGGACGATTTAACTCCTTCACAGGAAGCTTTAGATTTGGCCAAAAAGGCTAACAAAGACCCTAAACTTGTGGAAGCGATTTTACAGGAATCAAACGAGGTTATTAAAGTTGGTCCCAGTTTCATCATCACAGAAACCAAACACGGTTTTGTCTGTGCAAATGCCGGTATAGATGAATCTAATGCTGATGAAGGTCTTGCCACTCCAATGCCGGTTAATGCAGATAAATCTGCTTTTGAAATTCGTGAATATTTGGAAAAGGAATTTGGCCAGGAAATAGCTGTTATAATTACTGATACCCAGGGAAGGGCATTCAGATTTGGAGCTATTGGAACTGCGATAGGCTGTTCAGGTATTTCCCCACTTTGGAGGAGAGTTGGTGAAAAAGATTTATATGGTCGTGAACTTGAAACCACTGAAATTGCAACTGCTGATGAACTTTCTGCCGCAGCATCTCTTGTTATGGGGCAGGCTGATGAAGGTTTGCCTGTTGTAATAATTCGAGGATTTGACAGTTTTGACCAATTGAGAAATACTGACTCAAATATTGATGAGTTACTGATGCCTAAAGAATTTGATGTATTTAGAAAATAG
- the cofD gene encoding 2-phospho-L-lactate transferase, with protein MITVLSGGTGTPKLLQGLKEIVDPSELNIIVNTLENDYFSGVYVSADIDTVLYTMADLINDEFWYGIKGDTFITHERLKEIGCPELLRIGDKDRATKIQKTLLIEKYGLKKACQIQAENMGLACKVIPMSEQDSDIKIITDIGELEFHDFLIKHQQEPEVLDVKFSKVLPADGVIDAINNSDAVIIGPSNPITSILPILSMEGVREALKNTYVIAVSPIIGSDSVSGPASKFMKALDIDVSSVGVATLYKDFLDNIVIDNEDVNLEQELNQIINKVTITNTIMNNLGVKKNLAQLIIDSIP; from the coding sequence ATGATTACTGTGTTATCCGGAGGGACAGGAACTCCAAAATTACTGCAAGGATTAAAAGAAATTGTTGACCCAAGTGAATTAAATATTATAGTCAATACTTTGGAAAATGATTATTTTTCAGGTGTTTATGTATCAGCGGACATTGATACAGTTTTATATACCATGGCGGACTTGATCAACGATGAGTTTTGGTACGGAATTAAGGGAGACACATTCATCACTCATGAACGCTTAAAGGAAATAGGTTGTCCTGAACTGTTAAGAATTGGTGATAAAGACAGGGCAACAAAAATACAGAAAACATTGTTGATTGAGAAGTACGGTCTGAAAAAAGCCTGTCAAATTCAGGCGGAAAATATGGGTCTTGCATGTAAAGTCATTCCTATGAGTGAACAGGACTCCGATATTAAGATAATTACCGATATCGGTGAGCTGGAATTTCATGATTTCTTAATTAAACATCAACAGGAACCTGAAGTTCTTGATGTAAAGTTTTCAAAGGTTTTGCCTGCTGATGGTGTTATTGATGCTATAAACAATTCTGATGCAGTAATTATCGGACCATCAAATCCAATTACTTCAATTTTACCGATATTGTCCATGGAAGGGGTGCGAGAAGCATTAAAAAATACATATGTTATAGCGGTATCTCCTATTATCGGTTCTGATTCCGTCAGTGGTCCTGCAAGTAAATTCATGAAAGCATTGGATATTGATGTTTCATCAGTAGGTGTGGCCACATTGTATAAAGATTTTTTAGATAATATTGTAATCGACAATGAAGATGTTAATTTAGAACAGGAATTAAATCAAATAATTAATAAGGTAACAATTACAAATACTATAATGAATAATTTAGGTGTTAAAAAAAATTTAGCACAATTGATTATAGATAGTATTCCTTAA
- a CDS encoding GTP cyclohydrolase III: MIQMTLIQIDNYGPWTVTPRPRTESDLQMLQANLFADLNNHFGNKKGLVFFTRFDNLLAVSNGLNEEDHLRIQRSIRNRYPITVSMGVGAAETPHEAQKLATIALQKAGSAQSGERKEILAIDSLVSEEDSFVQAAHIDINSVTETLTDIESAFDTSFMVNKAQHYLMTKLIKKGALLFFIGGDNFMSPCNGLSEKEIEDIMVEIDEEIGIKLKAGIGRGKNAEDAAYMADIGLEEIRAHNNEMWTWVVEKEY; encoded by the coding sequence ATGATACAAATGACATTAATACAAATTGACAATTATGGACCTTGGACTGTAACTCCAAGACCAAGAACTGAATCTGATTTACAAATGCTTCAAGCAAATTTATTTGCTGATTTAAATAATCATTTTGGTAATAAAAAAGGATTAGTTTTCTTCACAAGATTTGATAATTTGCTTGCTGTTTCAAATGGACTCAATGAAGAAGACCATTTAAGAATTCAAAGATCAATTAGAAATAGGTATCCTATTACTGTTAGTATGGGAGTAGGTGCTGCAGAAACTCCGCATGAAGCCCAAAAATTAGCTACAATTGCTTTACAAAAAGCAGGAAGCGCACAATCTGGAGAAAGAAAAGAGATTTTAGCTATTGATAGTTTAGTCAGTGAAGAAGACAGCTTTGTTCAAGCAGCGCACATTGATATTAACAGCGTTACAGAAACCTTAACCGATATTGAATCTGCTTTTGATACAAGTTTCATGGTTAATAAAGCTCAACATTACTTAATGACAAAATTAATTAAAAAAGGAGCATTATTATTCTTCATCGGTGGAGATAATTTCATGTCCCCATGTAACGGACTTTCAGAAAAAGAAATTGAAGATATCATGGTTGAAATTGATGAAGAAATTGGAATTAAACTTAAGGCAGGTATCGGCAGAGGTAAAAATGCTGAAGATGCAGCATATATGGCTGATATTGGTCTTGAAGAAATTCGTGCCCATAACAATGAAATGTGGACTTGGGTAGTTGAAAAAGAATACTGA
- a CDS encoding tRNA-dihydrouridine synthase, whose product MAGITDSTFLNKVIPYGFDVATLGGYSLDAPTIEASNKIIQRGRKEFHFPLDEIFSHIEKEVASIKSMHKDVKVSANVRSTTPQPIIEVGKINGLDIVEINCHCRQEEIIAIGCGQEMLKRDDLGNFISKIVNNVDCEVSVKIRANVDGVNTLDIAKIIEDAGADYLHIDAMKKGVFDADYNLLKSVCDCSDIKVIGNNSVNSSENVKKMINTGVYGFSIARAVISGNLDFNIANF is encoded by the coding sequence ATGGCCGGAATAACTGACAGTACTTTTTTAAATAAGGTTATTCCGTATGGTTTTGATGTAGCTACTTTGGGAGGATATAGTTTAGATGCTCCTACAATTGAAGCAAGCAATAAGATAATTCAGAGGGGCAGGAAAGAATTCCATTTTCCTCTTGATGAAATTTTTTCCCATATTGAAAAGGAAGTTGCTTCAATCAAATCTATGCATAAGGATGTAAAAGTATCTGCAAATGTACGGTCAACAACTCCGCAGCCAATAATTGAAGTTGGAAAAATTAATGGATTGGATATTGTTGAAATTAACTGTCATTGTCGTCAAGAAGAAATTATAGCCATTGGTTGTGGCCAAGAAATGTTAAAAAGGGACGATTTGGGTAATTTCATATCTAAAATTGTCAATAATGTTGACTGTGAGGTTTCAGTAAAAATCAGAGCTAATGTCGATGGAGTTAATACTCTTGACATAGCTAAGATTATTGAAGATGCAGGTGCTGATTATTTGCATATTGATGCTATGAAAAAAGGAGTGTTTGACGCTGATTATAATCTTTTAAAAAGTGTCTGTGATTGTTCTGATATTAAAGTCATTGGAAATAATTCAGTAAACTCTAGTGAAAATGTTAAAAAAATGATTAATACTGGAGTTTATGGGTTTTCAATAGCTCGTGCGGTTATTTCAGGGAATTTAGATTTTAATATTGCTAATTTTTGA
- the atwA gene encoding methyl coenzyme M reductase system, component A2 — MDFITLKNITKTFDGVDVLKDINLKINEGETLGILGRSGSGKSVLINMLRGTLDYKPDAGQIIMNLAVCPDCLAVDSPSHVGEKCSCGGTLEQQEIDFYNCDRKLFSSIKRRISIMLQRNFALYDEETVIENVLRAMGDEIEYDEKIYFALELLEMVQMNHRITHIARDLSGGEKQRVVLARQLAKNPMMFLADEPTGTLDPQTAVKLHNTLKEGVKDEGITMLITSHWPEVMIELADEVIWLEHGEIKEQGEPQTVVDHFMETVPVPKKPEIPEFGEPEVVIEDVKKHYYSIERGVVKAVDGVNLTINKEEIFGIVGLSGSGKTTTTRMLMGLTEPSSGKIDIKLGDEWIDMTKVGPLNRGRIMPYIGLLHQEYSLYPHRTILGNLTDAISLNLPAEFGKIKAIHALTTVGFSDEVAVTILDKYPDQLSVGEKHRVALAQVLIKEPKLIVLDEPTGTMDPITRVIVTDSILKARAELEQTFIIVSHDMDFVLDVCDRAALMRGGKLLDIGTPEEIVQQLTPDEKEDMLKDR; from the coding sequence ATGGATTTTATAACTCTTAAGAATATTACAAAAACATTTGACGGTGTTGATGTTCTTAAAGATATTAACTTAAAGATTAATGAAGGAGAGACTTTAGGAATTTTAGGACGTAGTGGTAGTGGAAAATCTGTTTTAATAAATATGCTAAGGGGTACTTTAGATTATAAACCTGACGCTGGTCAAATTATAATGAACCTTGCTGTTTGTCCGGATTGTTTGGCTGTTGATTCTCCATCCCACGTTGGTGAAAAATGTAGCTGTGGCGGAACATTAGAACAGCAAGAAATTGATTTTTATAACTGTGACAGAAAATTATTTTCAAGTATTAAAAGAAGAATTTCCATCATGCTTCAACGTAACTTCGCTTTATATGATGAAGAAACTGTTATTGAGAATGTTTTAAGAGCGATGGGCGATGAAATTGAATATGATGAAAAAATCTATTTTGCATTAGAACTGCTTGAAATGGTTCAAATGAACCACAGGATTACTCACATTGCTCGTGATTTAAGTGGTGGGGAAAAACAAAGAGTAGTATTGGCAAGACAATTGGCTAAAAATCCAATGATGTTTTTAGCTGATGAACCTACTGGTACTTTAGACCCACAAACAGCAGTAAAACTTCACAATACCTTAAAAGAAGGTGTGAAAGATGAAGGAATTACTATGCTGATTACCTCCCACTGGCCGGAAGTAATGATTGAACTTGCAGATGAGGTAATCTGGTTGGAACATGGTGAAATTAAAGAACAAGGTGAACCTCAAACTGTTGTTGATCATTTTATGGAAACTGTTCCAGTTCCTAAAAAGCCTGAAATCCCTGAATTCGGTGAACCTGAAGTTGTGATTGAAGATGTTAAAAAACATTATTATTCAATTGAAAGAGGAGTAGTTAAAGCTGTAGACGGCGTTAATTTAACAATCAATAAAGAAGAAATTTTCGGTATCGTTGGTTTAAGCGGTTCTGGAAAAACTACAACCACCCGTATGCTTATGGGATTAACCGAACCAAGTAGCGGTAAAATCGATATCAAACTTGGTGATGAATGGATTGACATGACAAAAGTTGGTCCTTTAAACCGTGGAAGAATCATGCCTTATATCGGTTTATTACATCAGGAATATTCTTTATATCCTCACAGGACTATTTTAGGAAACTTAACCGATGCAATCAGTTTAAATCTGCCTGCTGAATTTGGTAAAATTAAAGCTATTCATGCATTAACAACAGTCGGATTTTCTGATGAAGTTGCAGTAACTATTCTTGATAAATACCCTGACCAGTTAAGTGTAGGGGAAAAACACAGGGTTGCTCTTGCTCAGGTATTAATTAAAGAACCTAAACTCATTGTTTTAGATGAACCAACAGGTACTATGGACCCTATTACAAGAGTAATTGTTACCGATTCCATCCTTAAAGCTCGTGCAGAATTAGAACAAACTTTCATTATCGTTTCTCACGATATGGACTTTGTTTTAGATGTTTGTGACAGGGCAGCTTTAATGAGGGGAGGAAAATTATTGGATATCGGTACTCCTGAAGAAATTGTACAGCAATTAACTCCAGATGAAAAAGAAGATATGCTTAAAGACAGATAA
- a CDS encoding M48 family metallopeptidase — protein sequence MIKQTKIIENITVTIERKNIKNMYLRILPPNGEVKVSAPLFLSDEDISNFIKSKKDWILKKQKYITDNNIKAPLKYNTGETHYLWGRPYKLQLISNENIKHALIDEEQSIMYLPVSKRSTIDKRRKLLNEFYRNEMKKAVPAVLDKCTKIVGRKPSEVKIRSMKNWGNCNQNKRITLNLNLAKKDPICLEYVMIHELCHLIEFNHGKKFKKLMDKFCPNWKEIKKRLNE from the coding sequence ATGATAAAACAAACCAAAATTATTGAAAATATAACTGTCACCATAGAAAGAAAAAACATTAAAAACATGTATCTGCGCATACTTCCTCCAAATGGAGAAGTTAAAGTGTCAGCACCGTTATTTTTATCTGACGAGGACATCTCCAATTTTATAAAGTCAAAAAAGGATTGGATTTTGAAAAAACAGAAATACATTACAGACAATAACATCAAGGCACCTCTGAAGTACAATACCGGCGAAACACATTATCTTTGGGGCAGACCATATAAACTGCAGTTAATTTCCAATGAGAATATAAAACATGCTTTAATTGACGAAGAACAATCAATAATGTATCTGCCTGTTTCCAAACGAAGCACAATAGATAAACGTCGCAAATTGCTTAATGAGTTTTACAGAAACGAAATGAAAAAAGCAGTTCCGGCAGTTTTAGACAAATGTACAAAAATCGTTGGAAGAAAACCATCAGAAGTAAAAATAAGAAGCATGAAAAATTGGGGAAACTGCAATCAGAATAAAAGAATTACCCTAAATTTGAATCTTGCAAAAAAAGATCCCATATGTCTGGAATACGTCATGATTCATGAATTATGTCATCTGATAGAATTCAATCATGGAAAAAAATTTAAAAAATTAATGGACAAATTTTGCCCAAACTGGAAAGAAATAAAAAAAAGATTAAATGAATAA
- a CDS encoding methanogenesis marker 9 domain-containing protein translates to MTWEDAPSHICRGGDVRGLAFCCPPVKPCPVLNALRQVNLTPQEYVEIKTQFAKETRLGEGAGTCFGSLVWCCKPSKPCPLRDMTLRNMGMSHDEYLDLKKELSERLTGVQKPDPDERAEALAETFQISKLEAMNVLTECNNDLRAAVKVLHARSLENSD, encoded by the coding sequence ATGACTTGGGAAGATGCACCATCTCATATATGTAGGGGAGGAGATGTAAGAGGGCTTGCTTTTTGTTGTCCTCCTGTAAAACCATGTCCTGTATTAAATGCACTACGACAAGTTAATTTGACTCCACAAGAATATGTAGAAATAAAAACTCAATTTGCAAAAGAAACTAGATTAGGTGAAGGGGCAGGGACCTGTTTCGGGTCACTTGTATGGTGTTGTAAACCGTCAAAACCATGTCCTTTAAGAGATATGACTTTAAGGAATATGGGGATGAGTCATGATGAATATTTGGACTTGAAAAAGGAATTGTCTGAAAGATTGACTGGAGTTCAAAAACCTGATCCTGATGAAAGGGCTGAAGCGCTAGCTGAAACATTTCAGATTTCTAAGTTAGAAGCTATGAATGTTTTAACTGAATGCAATAATGATTTAAGGGCTGCTGTCAAAGTATTGCATGCTCGCTCTCTTGAAAATTCTGATTAA
- a CDS encoding bifunctional precorrin-2 dehydrogenase/sirohydrochlorin ferrochelatase has translation MNWTSLYLKTSDMNVFILGTGEVATRRANKFLDHGANVRLAGNFLSDELADKGAVLCSTDEVDELVNWSDLVVIASGDEELSDYVSNLAKDKLVNRADLPYEGDVIVPTSFNIGDIEISIFTNGKSPLMARQLRKKIQSIITAEDILEIELQDYARSLLKDSVENQKERRDYLYSIFEDEKINDFIKNNQIDEAKLYIDNLIRGL, from the coding sequence ATGAATTGGACATCTCTTTATTTAAAAACTTCTGACATGAATGTTTTTATTTTAGGCACCGGCGAAGTTGCAACAAGGAGAGCTAATAAATTTTTAGACCATGGCGCCAATGTAAGATTGGCGGGCAATTTTTTATCTGATGAATTGGCGGACAAGGGAGCTGTTCTATGCTCCACTGATGAAGTTGATGAGTTGGTTAATTGGTCTGATTTGGTTGTAATAGCCAGTGGTGATGAAGAGCTGTCTGATTATGTTTCCAATTTGGCTAAGGATAAACTGGTAAATAGGGCTGATTTGCCTTATGAGGGGGATGTTATTGTCCCTACAAGTTTTAATATTGGAGATATTGAAATTTCTATTTTTACAAACGGCAAAAGTCCGTTGATGGCTCGTCAATTAAGAAAGAAAATTCAGTCAATCATCACGGCTGAAGATATTTTGGAGATTGAACTTCAGGACTATGCACGTTCACTTTTAAAAGACTCTGTTGAAAATCAAAAGGAAAGGCGTGACTATCTTTACAGCATTTTTGAAGATGAAAAAATTAATGATTTTATTAAAAATAATCAAATTGATGAAGCAAAACTTTACATTGATAACTTGATAAGGGGATTATAG
- the hemA gene encoding glutamyl-tRNA reductase produces MIVNLRVDHKIADIQSMESISKDIDDLFWKLQDKYSIGEYVEISTCNRKEYYLKNDYISEDDELLSHENQNIIIEYGESAVMHLLRMTSGLESMIVGEDQILGQVKDAKNKAIKNRHCGRGLDAVFTKAIHVGQVVRNKTNINKGSVSIGSAAIDLAEKHIGSLDDKSVLVIGAGKMGKLVAKALAEKDLNAIFVANRTYYVAVELAEDLGGQAILFNELEKYLATADLVISATSAPHAIITKKRLIDIDMDYENVMMVDIANPRDISEDVSDLGVKLFNIDDLREIADANTQLRIKEFGEAENIIEDEFILLKESFKIMEVDDLLGNLRASMEEIRQRETQKALVKLADVDGSAKILNNLTNSIVNKIFFDISKNVKDAAKDDDKEVIAAAEYLFNSK; encoded by the coding sequence GTGATAGTTAATTTAAGAGTTGACCATAAAATTGCAGATATCCAATCCATGGAAAGTATTTCAAAGGATATTGATGATTTGTTTTGGAAATTACAGGATAAATATTCAATTGGTGAGTATGTGGAGATTTCCACATGCAATAGGAAAGAATATTATCTTAAAAATGATTATATTTCCGAAGATGATGAATTGCTGTCTCATGAAAATCAGAATATTATCATTGAGTATGGGGAATCTGCAGTGATGCATCTTTTAAGGATGACTTCAGGTCTTGAATCAATGATTGTTGGTGAAGACCAGATATTGGGTCAGGTAAAGGATGCAAAGAATAAGGCCATCAAAAACCGTCATTGCGGAAGAGGTCTTGATGCTGTTTTTACAAAAGCTATTCATGTTGGTCAGGTAGTTAGAAATAAAACCAATATTAATAAGGGTTCTGTTTCCATTGGTTCTGCCGCTATAGATTTGGCTGAAAAACATATCGGCAGTCTTGACGATAAATCTGTTCTGGTCATCGGTGCCGGAAAGATGGGTAAATTAGTTGCAAAAGCATTGGCTGAAAAAGATTTAAATGCTATTTTTGTTGCAAACAGGACTTATTATGTTGCAGTGGAGCTTGCTGAAGATTTGGGTGGACAAGCTATTTTATTCAATGAATTGGAAAAGTATTTGGCCACTGCTGATTTGGTTATAAGTGCTACCAGTGCTCCTCATGCCATAATAACTAAAAAACGCCTTATAGATATTGATATGGATTATGAAAATGTTATGATGGTTGATATTGCAAATCCTCGTGATATTTCTGAAGATGTGTCTGATTTGGGTGTTAAATTATTCAATATCGATGATTTAAGAGAGATTGCTGATGCCAATACTCAGCTAAGAATTAAGGAATTTGGTGAAGCTGAAAACATCATTGAAGATGAGTTCATTTTACTTAAAGAATCCTTCAAAATAATGGAAGTTGATGATCTTCTTGGTAATTTAAGAGCATCTATGGAAGAGATAAGACAACGTGAAACTCAAAAAGCATTAGTTAAGTTGGCTGATGTAGATGGCAGTGCAAAAATTTTAAATAATTTAACAAATTCCATTGTTAATAAGATATTCTTTGATATTTCAAAAAATGTTAAAGATGCTGCAAAAGATGATGACAAAGAGGTTATTGCAGCTGCGGAATATTTGTTTAATTCAAAATAA
- a CDS encoding AAA family ATPase, translated as MKSDNKQPEIKTTNQKSIKKETETKDYAELVVLKPVGYPFDFPLMDEDIEIKNTVLFEEYAREQWLGLVVSENSHLFDQKIIPDYGFEIVTAKPNNSIISEKTKIKLITEELKTKRDNVNVSSNIRLQDIVGQENAKNKVKVIRKYLENPEKFGPWAPKNILFYGLPGTGKTMLVKALSNEFEVPLHLIKSTSLIGDHVGDSASKIHDLFKKAGENSPSIIFIDEMDAIALDRSFQSLRGDVSEIVNSLLTEMDGISENESVITIGATNNPASLDNAVRSRFEEEIEFKLPTDNERMEILENNLKTMPIEYDLDLNKIVKVTKGLSGRDLKEKILKTALHNAIANDETIITMKNIDYALKSVKIKHNEVKGMFE; from the coding sequence TTGAAAAGTGACAATAAACAGCCGGAAATCAAAACAACTAACCAAAAATCAATTAAAAAAGAAACAGAAACAAAAGACTATGCTGAATTAGTGGTTTTAAAACCCGTAGGATATCCATTCGATTTTCCTTTAATGGATGAAGACATAGAAATTAAAAATACTGTATTATTTGAAGAATATGCCCGTGAACAATGGCTGGGATTAGTTGTAAGTGAAAATTCACATTTATTTGATCAAAAAATCATTCCAGATTACGGTTTTGAAATAGTTACTGCAAAACCGAATAACTCAATTATTTCAGAAAAAACAAAAATTAAACTCATCACTGAAGAATTAAAAACAAAAAGAGACAACGTTAATGTTAGTTCAAATATCCGCCTCCAGGATATAGTTGGCCAAGAAAATGCAAAAAACAAGGTGAAGGTAATTAGAAAATACCTTGAAAATCCTGAAAAATTCGGACCGTGGGCTCCTAAAAATATTTTATTTTATGGACTTCCAGGAACAGGTAAAACAATGCTTGTTAAAGCTCTTTCCAATGAGTTTGAAGTTCCACTGCATTTGATTAAATCAACATCACTGATAGGAGACCACGTAGGAGACAGTGCATCCAAAATTCACGATTTGTTTAAAAAGGCCGGTGAAAATTCACCATCAATAATATTCATTGACGAGATGGATGCAATTGCACTGGACAGGTCATTTCAATCATTGAGAGGAGATGTTTCAGAAATTGTCAATTCACTTTTAACCGAAATGGACGGGATAAGTGAAAACGAATCAGTCATTACAATTGGAGCAACCAATAATCCTGCATCACTTGATAATGCAGTCAGAAGCAGATTTGAAGAAGAAATAGAATTCAAATTACCTACAGACAATGAAAGGATGGAGATTTTAGAAAATAATCTTAAAACAATGCCTATAGAATACGACCTTGACTTGAATAAAATTGTCAAAGTGACTAAAGGATTATCCGGAAGGGATTTAAAAGAAAAAATATTAAAAACAGCTCTTCACAATGCAATTGCCAATGATGAAACTATCATAACAATGAAAAATATAGACTATGCGCTTAAATCTGTTAAGATAAAACATAATGAAGTTAAAGGAATGTTTGAATAA
- a CDS encoding metallophosphoesterase translates to MSFRTRRVILSAPFYALFEFFLLKYIFLLFGGVNDLYLIGPAILIGAIHLVPMFFEARKSTVFGRFLTTLDCVGMWVSLMFLIDIVLIYLVGLFVSIPLWIICILLAIVPVLGIYNYHKAHKLVVNEETLEFENLTRDINIVHLSDVHFGSVRHKPIIRQISQKLKELEKDCDLAIISGDLADGSSVVEKDDFMEFKDVNMPIIFTPGNHDFYIGIDSVIDACKNAGIIVLDNDSIEFECLNIFGLTFSFDDKKKPELDKSLIKPGFVNVLNYHVPYYWKEFSQLGFDLQLSGHTHGGQFYPAIFFAELIFKYNMGLFKNNLGKYLHVTTGVGSMDPPMRWGTDSELVILKLREAIK, encoded by the coding sequence ATGAGTTTTAGAACAAGGCGTGTAATATTAAGCGCTCCATTTTATGCTTTATTTGAATTTTTCCTGCTTAAATATATCTTTTTACTGTTTGGCGGCGTCAATGATTTATATTTGATTGGCCCTGCAATTCTTATTGGCGCAATTCATCTTGTGCCAATGTTTTTTGAAGCTAGAAAATCAACAGTTTTCGGAAGGTTTCTGACAACTTTGGATTGTGTCGGAATGTGGGTTTCACTCATGTTTCTAATTGACATTGTTTTGATTTATCTTGTAGGATTATTTGTTTCAATTCCTTTATGGATAATTTGCATACTTCTCGCTATTGTCCCTGTTTTGGGAATTTATAATTACCATAAAGCTCATAAGTTAGTTGTCAATGAGGAAACTTTGGAATTTGAAAATCTCACACGGGACATTAATATTGTCCATTTGTCTGATGTTCATTTTGGTTCTGTACGTCACAAGCCAATTATCCGCCAGATTTCTCAAAAATTAAAGGAACTTGAAAAAGATTGTGATTTGGCTATAATTTCCGGAGATTTGGCTGACGGTTCATCAGTTGTTGAAAAGGATGATTTTATGGAATTTAAGGATGTCAATATGCCGATTATTTTCACTCCCGGAAATCATGATTTCTACATTGGCATCGACAGTGTCATTGACGCATGTAAAAATGCGGGAATCATTGTTTTGGACAATGATTCCATTGAATTTGAATGTCTCAACATTTTCGGTTTGACATTCAGTTTTGATGATAAGAAAAAACCTGAATTGGACAAATCTTTAATTAAACCGGGCTTTGTTAATGTGCTCAATTACCATGTGCCATATTACTGGAAGGAATTTTCACAATTGGGCTTTGACCTTCAGTTGTCAGGTCACACTCACGGGGGCCAGTTTTATCCTGCTATCTTTTTTGCAGAGCTGATTTTCAAATATAATATGGGACTGTTTAAAAATAATCTGGGCAAATACTTGCATGTAACTACTGGTGTAGGTTCAATGGATCCTCCGATGAGATGGGGTACTGATTCAGAGTTGGTAATCTTAAAATTAAGAGAGGCGATAAAATGA